A DNA window from Microcystis aeruginosa NIES-843 contains the following coding sequences:
- a CDS encoding HupE/UreJ family protein, giving the protein MKIIFRQSWTKILTIVPLFLLIFASKTLAHHAMAGQTPDNFWNGFLSGLAHPVIGLDHLAFVVASGLIAVGMEQGLLIPLAFAIATLIGTGIHLQGINLLFPEGIVALSVVIFGVVLTLKKGLQTHSNLYTIALATLAMIAGIFHGYAYGESIIGARVAALVAYLIGFTVIQLAISSGAFFLGSVIKEKLAKQATLISKFIGLAIMAIGTTFLVGIK; this is encoded by the coding sequence ATGAAGATAATTTTTCGTCAAAGCTGGACAAAGATATTAACTATTGTCCCTCTCTTCCTGTTAATTTTTGCCAGCAAAACCCTTGCCCATCATGCCATGGCAGGGCAAACTCCCGATAATTTTTGGAACGGATTTTTATCGGGTTTAGCTCACCCAGTTATCGGTTTAGATCATTTAGCTTTTGTGGTGGCTAGTGGTTTAATTGCTGTGGGGATGGAACAGGGTTTATTAATTCCGCTCGCTTTTGCGATTGCCACTTTAATCGGGACAGGTATTCATTTACAGGGAATAAATTTACTTTTTCCTGAAGGGATTGTTGCCCTTTCTGTGGTAATTTTTGGCGTGGTTTTAACCCTGAAAAAAGGGTTACAAACTCATTCTAATCTCTATACGATCGCTCTGGCAACTCTGGCAATGATTGCGGGAATTTTCCACGGTTATGCCTACGGAGAATCAATTATCGGGGCGCGAGTTGCCGCTTTAGTTGCCTATTTAATCGGTTTTACCGTCATCCAATTAGCGATCTCCTCTGGTGCTTTTTTCCTTGGCAGTGTCATTAAGGAAAAATTAGCCAAGCAAGCGACTCTAATTAGTAAGTTCATCGGATTGGCAATTATGGCGATCGGTACAACTTTTTTAGTGGGAATTAAGTAA
- a CDS encoding class I SAM-dependent methyltransferase encodes MTVTPVPASFNPVSGLVNRILGIKPLFDIARYQARNMMIKRAEKLGVPWRETVKQWQQRDWSWELQAVENPDLVYPEYYVCSFHAYEKGNLDWLPAFEVESAAYAVHSTIWPGAGMDGDPRLRREYHRILKEQIKAEINDIVDLGCSVGMSSFALQDTYPQARVTGLDLSPYYLAVAQYQAQQKQKTIQWQHAAAEKTQLPSQSYDLVSSFLMFHELPQQATREIFAEARRLLRSGGYLTLMDMNPRSEIYRKMPPYVLTLLKSTEPYLDQYFTLDIEQALVEAGFQAPIITPTSPRHRAIVARVSES; translated from the coding sequence ATGACAGTTACACCCGTTCCAGCCTCCTTTAATCCTGTTTCTGGTCTAGTTAACCGTATTCTCGGCATAAAACCGCTTTTTGACATCGCTCGCTATCAGGCGCGCAATATGATGATTAAAAGAGCCGAAAAACTAGGCGTACCTTGGCGGGAAACCGTCAAACAATGGCAACAACGGGATTGGAGTTGGGAACTGCAAGCGGTAGAAAATCCCGATCTCGTCTATCCCGAATACTACGTTTGTTCTTTCCACGCTTACGAAAAGGGCAATTTAGACTGGTTGCCAGCCTTTGAGGTAGAATCTGCCGCCTATGCTGTCCATTCTACCATCTGGCCCGGGGCGGGGATGGACGGCGATCCGCGATTGCGGCGGGAATATCACCGGATATTAAAAGAGCAAATCAAGGCAGAAATTAACGATATTGTCGATTTAGGCTGTAGTGTCGGCATGAGTAGCTTTGCGCTGCAAGATACTTATCCTCAAGCCAGGGTAACTGGGTTAGATCTCTCTCCCTACTATTTAGCCGTTGCCCAATACCAAGCTCAACAAAAACAAAAGACGATTCAATGGCAACACGCGGCTGCGGAAAAAACTCAATTACCCAGTCAGTCCTACGATCTGGTATCTTCGTTTTTAATGTTCCACGAACTACCCCAACAGGCTACTAGAGAAATTTTCGCCGAAGCGCGTCGTTTATTGCGATCGGGGGGTTATTTGACGCTGATGGATATGAATCCGCGCTCGGAAATTTATCGAAAAATGCCCCCTTATGTCCTCACCTTACTCAAGAGTACCGAACCCTATCTCGATCAATATTTTACTCTCGATATCGAACAGGCATTAGTTGAAGCGGGGTTTCAAGCACCGATCATTACCCCCACCAGTCCCCGACACCGGGCGATTGTTGCGCGGGTTTCCGAATCATAA